The window ATCGCGCGGCAATGCCCCGAATGAGGGCAGAGGTGGTACCCCGTTCGGCCGTAATCGGATCCAGCCGGGCAAGATCAACCACAAATGCCTCGGGATAACCGTCTGAAAAAAGGACGATCTTGTTTTCGGGAAACTCCCCTGCAGCCGCTACGGCATCCAGATTGACACTGGCCGCCAGTACTTTTCCATGGTTATGATCCGTGTGATTTCCGCCAAGCTCCGTTCGGCCGGGTGCACTGTAAAAACTCACGCGATCTGTCCCAAAGAGCCGGGTGTAGGTGTCCAATATTTTTTTAAAGCGTCTGACCTGTTTTTCAATCTCTGTTTCGGCCGTGCCGTAAAGTTGCGATAATGAATCCCGCATCTCACGGGAAAATACCGTCTCTTTTTGTTCGGGCATCTTCGCAATATCCTCTATTGGACCCATTTCACACCATGCTCGGCTTCAAAAACCTCACCCGGTTCCAGAACAATTAACCCATCATGGTTATTAAACGCGTTTGTAGCACAGGTCATCGGTTCAATTGCAATGGACCGGCGATTGGGAGGGATAAAAACCACCATGAAATTGTATTTGCGGGGACCGGTTTCCTGCCACACCCGAAGGGTCACGTTTTCCTGCGGGTCTATCAGATCGGCAGCGGCTACGCCTTCGGTTTCAGGCAATTTAAATACCGTATCCAATTGAGAGGTGCCAATCCGGGCAGCCTGTGTAAAACGATTGTCGATTTCTGTTTCCCCGTTCGGAACCATCCGATCCGTGAGACGCAGTTTTTTGCTGGCTGGAAGTTTCAAGAACAATTCATCCGGTGGCCGGTTCAGCCGAAAATACGGGTGCCATCCGTCTCCAAAAGGAAGGGGTTGAGTGCCGCTGTTTTTTACCCGGGAATGAATGATAAACTCGTGATTCTCGGTCAGCGTGTAGGTTAGTCCAACGGAAAACCTGAAAGGGTATCCCGGGTACTCGCCGGTGTAATCAAAGGCCAACTCCGCCACGATTCGATCACTTAGGGAACGAATCGATTTCTCCTCTAAGGGTTGATTGTAAAAAAAGCCGTGAATGGCATTCTGCCTTGCCGGTTCCGTAATCGGCAATTGGTACTTTTTTCCATTAAACTTGTAAATGCCGTCTAAAATCCGATTCGGAAACGGAATGAGTCTTCCGCTTTTCATAAACTTATTTTGAATCATTTCCTCAGCGGAAGAAAATCCATCGATAACCGAGATCGTTTTTCCATTTTTTCTGAGGACGAGTTCATTTACATTCCCCCCAAATCCGGGAACAAACGCAACGAATTCTTTCGTTTCTCGATTGATCAACCGGATTCGGGTAAATGTTCCGAATCGCTCTTTTTCCCAACCAAACATATTCAGCACCTCAACCGTGGAGAATTAAACTCTTTCGTCTTTCTGATCAAGAAATCCGAGATTTGGGACCGCTTTGAATTTCAGAGATCGCCCTCGGTTCTACGCCTCAATTTCCGCATTGCACTTTCATTTTTTTAGGGGTGCCATCGGCGAATGAATGCCTGATCCGGCTGAACCACGCTTTTTCAGCGAATCCAGCGGGGCTAATCGAAACGCAGGGTTTTCCGCTACCTGATGTTCCCGGTTCATAATGGCTTCCATTTCGCGCACAATCTCCGGGTGTTGATTGCCACATTGTGACGTTCCTGTACATCATTTTCGAGATTGTACAGTTCAAGTTTTAAATTCCCTTTTTTGATATTTCGCCGAATTCCTTTCCATTTTCCCATACGAACAGCTGGCTGGTACCATGAATGCAAGATCTTTTAAAAATGTACGCCTGTCCATCTTTAATCTCCTGTAAAAACGCAGAAAAGAATAGATTTCAAAATTTCTTCACGAACACATTAACGTGCCATACCGGAGAACTGAAAAAAAGACTCTTCCTATCGAAAGATGAAAAACCCTTTATTTACCGCTCCGCCCGGTAATGAATGTACGCCGGAATCAGAAAAAGCAACCCCCCGACCAACATGATGGCTCCCCACCACAGGTTTGGATTTCTCAGACCCCACCAGAGATGTTGATGGACAAGCGTTACCGGTGTTTGATTTTGGGGATGAAACAAATAATTAACTCCCGTGAGGGTAACCATTAACCCCAGAACCGTCAACATAAGACCTACAAAAAACCAAATGGATAACATTTTCTTCTCAGACATTTTTAGTCTCCTTAAGTGAAACAATCAAAACGACTTCAAACAAACTTATTTTTACCAGAAGAGCAGATTTAGTACAACCAGGATAATCAGAGAAAAAACGGCAACAACGGCCGGCTTTTTGTAAAAGGGAGCGTCCTCTTCCTTTGCAATCGGTGTCATTCGTTTCACAAGGCCCACCAGTTCCTCCCTGGGTCGCGGTTTTGTAAAAAAGCTTACGATAATGGTTACGCTAAAACAAATCAACCAGGCCCACCAGGCACGCCAGAAATTGGCTGCCATGGGACTGGCATTATTTGACAGGGTGATTAGCGAGCGGGAAATGAGATCAAATTTCACCAGGATAAACAGGGTAAAAGAAGAAACCATCCCTGCCACCAATCCCCAGAAGGCGCCATTGGGCGTAATCCAGACCACAAACATTCCCAAAAGCATGGTTGCAAACAAAGGAGCATTGACCCACGAGAAAATCGCTTGCATGTAGTCCATAATGCTGGGAAAGGATTTTGCCCAATACGCAGTGACGATGCTGATGAGAATACCTGCAATGGTGGCCACCCGTCCCATCCAGACGTAATGCTTGTCGGAGGCATTCTTTTTAATGACCGATTTGTAGATATCGTAGGTCCAGACGGTATTAAATGCGCTGATGTTTCCGGCCTGTCCGGCCATAAATCCGGCCAGCAGGGCCGTTACCCCAAGGCCAATCAGACCCTCCGGATAGTACCGCGCCAGAAGCATGGGCAGAGCCGAATCGTAGCGGACCTGTCCGTTATCAACCAATAATTTAAAGCCGCTGCTGGGGTCACGTGCAAGCACCCAGGCAATCAGCCCCCCCATAATGACAATAAAAGGAAGCGCCATTTTAAAGAATGAAGCAATGACCGGAGTCATTCGTGCAGAACGCAGATTTTTGGCTGAGAGGGCACGCTGGACCACCAAAAAATCAGTCGTCCAATAGCCAAATGAAAGAACAAATCCCAACCCCAGAACAATTCCCATCCAGGTCACGTGCATGCCATTCAGTGAGGGATCGGCAGAAGTGGACCAGAGTTTTCCCATGGAATCGGGAATTCGTGCAAAAATGGCCTTCCAGCCCCCTATTTCAATCAACCCCATAATTGATGCCAGCATCAGGCCAAACCAGATCAGGAAAAACTGAATGATCTCCGTAAAAATAGCGGACATTAATCCGCCCATAGTCACATAAGCGGCTACCGTTACAGCCGATGCCCACATGCAGGCGTCCCAGTTCCACCCCAAAAATGTCCGCAGGACAAGGGCCATGGCGTACAGATTAATCCCAGAGACCAGGAGCGTCATCAGGGCAAAGGAAATCGCATTCAAGACCCGGGTTTTTTCATCAAATCGGAGTTTTAAATATCCGGGAACCGAGTGGATTTTACTGCTGTAGTAAAAGGGCATCATGTAAACAGCCAGAAAAAGCATGGCGGGAATGGCCCCAATCCAATAAAAATGCGCGACGTACATGCCATACTCGAAAGTGTTTCCTGTCATTCCGAGCAGCTCCAGGGCACCCATATTGGCACTCAGGAAAGCGAGTCCGGCAATCCATGAGCTGTTTCGGCGTCCCGCCAGGAAGAAATCTTCTCCTGTGCTGGTAAATTTTCGCAGATAAATTCCAATGCCAATAACGAAAACAAAATAGAGCGCAATAACTGACCAATCTACCCAGGAAATATGCAGCATGCTGTTGTCCTCCTCAATCTTCTTCCAGATTCCTTAACGTACGGTAGTTGTTTACAAGGTTAGTAATTTTAAAAAGCTAATTTAAAGATTAAATCGATTTAAGTCAAGCAAAATCGAACACCGTTCCACAATTTACTAAGGAACGAGTTTTGGAAAGAAGCCGAATGCAACGGCTCCATTCGGAATTATTGAAAATAGGACTCAATTCAGCCCATTTATTTGCCGATAAAACATCAAAAATATAGCACAAGCCCAATTTTATTTTGTATTTTGTTTAATTTTTGATTATATTTAGTGCTGATTTGGAAATGGCATTGGAATAAGAGATCGTTTTGTACACATCACACGCGTCTCTTACCAAAATTTTAATAGATTGGAGGATTGAACATGAGTAGAAAAATGGTCACAATCGATGGAAATGAGGCCGCGGCTTATGTTGCTCATAAAGTAAACGAAGTCTGCGCCATTTATCCCATCACACCATCCTCTCCAATGGGAGAATGGGCAGACCTGTGGTCTGCAATGAATCAAAAAAATATCTGGGGCACCATTCCCACCGTGGTGGAGCTCCAGAGCGAGGGCGGGGCATCGGGTGCGGTGCATGGCTCCCTGCAATCAGGTGCGCTAACCACCACCTTTACCGCATCCCAGGGTTTGCTTCTGATGATTCCCAATATGTTTAAAATTGCGGGCGAATTAAATTCCACTGTTTTTCACGTGGCTGCTCGTTCCGTTGCTACGCACGCCCTTTCTATTTTTGGCGATCACAGTGACGTCATGGCTACCCGAGGAACGGGATTTGGGCTTTTGGCTTCGGGTTCTACCCAGGAAATCATGGATTTTGCATTGATTGCCCAGGCCGCTACACTGGAATCCCGTGTGCCGCTGGTTCATTTTTTCGATGGATTTCGAAGCTCGCATCAAATTTCCAAGATTGAACAGTTAAGTGACGACGACATGCGGGCCATGATCGACGACAACCTGGTCAGAGCCCATCGCCAGCGCGCCCTCAGCCCGGACAATCCCTTTATTCGCGGCACGGCTCAAAACCCGGATGTATTCTTCCAGAACCGGGAAGCCGCCAATCCCTTCTACCTGAAAGCCCCGGACATCATGCAGAAACAGATGGATAAATTTGCTAAAATTACGGGGCGTCAGTACCACCTGTTTGATTATGTCGGGGCTCCGGATGCCGAACGCGTGATTATGCTGATGGGTTCCAGTGTGGAAACCGCTCACGAAACCGTGGAATACCTGATGGAAAAGGGCGAAAAGGTGGGTGTGGTGAAGGTTCGATTGTACCGCCCCTTCTCTATTAAGCACCTCATGCAGGCCCTGCCGCCCACGGTAAAAGTGATTGCCACACTGGATCGAACCAAGGAATCCGGCAGCACAGGCGAACCGCTTTATCTGGATGTGATCACCGCCATTACAGAAGCCATGAGCGATGGCACGGCTCCTTTTAAGACAGCCCCCAGGGTCGTCGGCGGACGCTACGGTCTCTCTTCCAAAGAATTCACAGCGGCCATGGTAAAGGGTGTGTTTGATGAGCTCAAAAAAGACAAACCCAAAAACCACTTCACAGTGGGTATTCACGACGATGTAACCCACACCAGTCTGGAATGGGATCCCAAATTCAGCCTCGAGAAGGATGATGTGGTGCGGGCCATGTTTTACGGGCTCGGTTCTGACGGAACCGTGAGCGCCAACAAAAACTCCATTAAGATTATTGGAGAAGGCACCAAAAATTACGCACAAGGTTACTTTGTGTACGATTCCAAAAAGGCCGGTTCGATGACGGTTTCGCACCTGCGTTTCGGACCGCGTCCCATTCGGTCTACCTATTTAATTAACGCGGCAAATTTTGTGGCTTGTCACCAGTTTTTCTTCATCGAAAAATTTGATATGCTTAAGAATGCCGTGGAAGGGGCCACATTTCTGCTGAACAGCCCCTACGGACCGGAAAAAACCTGGGACAAACTTCCCAAAAAAGTCCAGCAGCAAATTATCGATAAAAAGCTCAATTTTTATGCGATCGACGCCTATGAAGTCGCAAAAAAGACGGGCATGGGTTTACGCATCAACACGATTATGCAGACCTGCTTTTTTGCCATTTCAGGTATTCTTCCAAAAGATGAGGCCATTGACGCCATCAAAAATGCCATCAAAAAAACATACGGCAAAAAGGGTGAAGAAATCGTTCAGAAAAACTTCAACGCGGTGGATCAGGCCCTTGCTCATCTTCACAAAATTGATTATCCTGACAAGCCGACCAGCACAATCGAAATGCCTCCGGTGGTTTCTCCGAAAGCGCCGGAATTTGTGCAAAAATTTACGGCCCGACTTATTGCGGGTGAAGGCGATGAGGTGCCGGTAAGTATGCTGCCTCCGGACGGCACATTTCCGAATGCAACGGCCAAGTGGGAAAAACGTAACATTGCGCTGGAAATTCCTGTCTGGGACGAAGGCCTTTGTATTCAGTGTAACAAATGTGCCATTGTCTGTCCCCACGCCGCTATTCGGATCAAGGCATACGATCCCAAACACCTGGATGACGCGCCGCCCACATTTAAATCGATGGACTACCGCGGTAAAGAATTCCCCGGATGGAAATATACGGTGCAGGTAGCCCCCGAAGATTGTACGGGCTGCGGTGCGTGTGTGTACATCTGCCCGGCAAAAGACAAAAAGAATCCCGAACACAAATCGCTGGATCTGGCACCTCAGCCGCCGCTGCGCGAACAGGAACGGGAAAATTTTGAATTTTTCGAAAGCCTCCCCGAGGTGGACCGAACCAAAGTGCGTCTGGATACGGTAAAAGGCTCCCAATTCCTGCAACCGCTATTTGAATATTCCGGCGCATGTGCAGGCTGCGGAGAAACACCCTACGTTAAGCTGGTTACGCAATTGTTTGGCGACCGGACACTGATTGCCAACGCGACGGGGTGTTCATCCATTTACGGCGGGAACCTGCCAACCTCTCCCTGGGACATTAATCCCGAGGGGCGCGGACCAGCCTGGTCAAACTCCTTGTTCGAAGACAATGCGGAGTTCGGCTATGGCTTTCGGCTATCGATTGACCAGCGGTCTGAATTTGCAGCAGAACTCGTAAGGCGGTTAGCCAAAGAGATTGGCCCGCAGTTGGCTGAAGAGATTCTGAGTGCCGATCAACATGATGAAATCGGGATTCGGTTGCAGCGGGAACGCGTGGCTCAGTTGAAACAGAAACTGGCCAAAATGGATTCTGAAGAGGCCAAACACCTTCTGGTTCTGGCCGACCTTCTGGTTAAGAAGAGCGTCTGGATTATCGGTGGTGACGGCTGGGCTTACGACATCGGGTACGGCGGATTGGATCACGTGCTGGCCTCCGGACGGAATGTTAACGTTCTGGTTCTGGACACAGAGGTGTATTCCAACACGGGCGGTCAGGCATCCAAGGCAACCCCGCTGGGCGCCGTAGCCAAGTTTGCAGCCGCCGGAAAACCCCTGCCCAAAAAGGACCTGGGGCTGATGGCCATGACCTACGGCAACGTGTACGTGGCCAAAGTGGCCATGGGCTACAACGATGCCCAAACGGTTCGCGCCTTTATGGAAGCCGAGGCCTACAACGGTCCCTCGATCATCATCGCCTACAGCCACTGCATTGAACACGGTATCGACATGATGCTGGGCGACCGCCAACAGGAACTGGCGGTAAAATCGGGAGCCTGGGTGCTTTACCGCTACAATCCTGAGCTGGCCAAACAGGGTAAAAATCCGTTAAAGCTGGATTCGAAGGAACCGTCGATTCACTTTAAGGAATACGCCTACAACGAAACCCGGTTCAAGATGCTGACCAAGAGCCGCCCGGAACGGGCTGAGAAATTACTGCAAGAAGCCGAACGCGAGGCCAAAGCCCGCTGGAGCTACTACAAGCAACTGGCCGAAATGGATTACAGTCAGTTCAGTATTCCGGACACGATGAAATAAAAAGAAACCATAAGAGGGGCGCCTTGTCTAAAAGCGCCCCTTTTTTTATTGTTTGTTTATTTTTTCCTTTGCGCCATCGCACCTCCACAGTGATTTTTTCAACCGCGAAGCGGTTGAACATGTGTAGAATGATTCAAAGGAAAAATCTTGGAACCCTGAAGGGGTTCAACATCAGAACATTTCGGTTCAACCCCGCTGGGGTTGTCAAAATCGATCCCTTTTCTAACTCCTGCAAATGTTTAACGCCTTCGGCGTTTTTGTGTAAATTGCTCGGATCGTAAAATCTCACCACTTAACATTTGTTTATTTTTCCCCTTGCGCCATCGCACCTGCACAGTGATTTTTTTAATTGTTTTCCAAAAACTTCTTGCTTTTTGACAGAATTTTGCTTATCTTTAGTTCAATTTAATTAAGGAATTTTGGAGAACGCTATGTTTATTCGCAGGCCTGACATGCATT is drawn from Calditrichota bacterium and contains these coding sequences:
- a CDS encoding sodium:solute symporter family protein, producing MLHISWVDWSVIALYFVFVIGIGIYLRKFTSTGEDFFLAGRRNSSWIAGLAFLSANMGALELLGMTGNTFEYGMYVAHFYWIGAIPAMLFLAVYMMPFYYSSKIHSVPGYLKLRFDEKTRVLNAISFALMTLLVSGINLYAMALVLRTFLGWNWDACMWASAVTVAAYVTMGGLMSAIFTEIIQFFLIWFGLMLASIMGLIEIGGWKAIFARIPDSMGKLWSTSADPSLNGMHVTWMGIVLGLGFVLSFGYWTTDFLVVQRALSAKNLRSARMTPVIASFFKMALPFIVIMGGLIAWVLARDPSSGFKLLVDNGQVRYDSALPMLLARYYPEGLIGLGVTALLAGFMAGQAGNISAFNTVWTYDIYKSVIKKNASDKHYVWMGRVATIAGILISIVTAYWAKSFPSIMDYMQAIFSWVNAPLFATMLLGMFVVWITPNGAFWGLVAGMVSSFTLFILVKFDLISRSLITLSNNASPMAANFWRAWWAWLICFSVTIIVSFFTKPRPREELVGLVKRMTPIAKEEDAPFYKKPAVVAVFSLIILVVLNLLFW
- the nifJ gene encoding pyruvate:ferredoxin (flavodoxin) oxidoreductase produces the protein MSRKMVTIDGNEAAAYVAHKVNEVCAIYPITPSSPMGEWADLWSAMNQKNIWGTIPTVVELQSEGGASGAVHGSLQSGALTTTFTASQGLLLMIPNMFKIAGELNSTVFHVAARSVATHALSIFGDHSDVMATRGTGFGLLASGSTQEIMDFALIAQAATLESRVPLVHFFDGFRSSHQISKIEQLSDDDMRAMIDDNLVRAHRQRALSPDNPFIRGTAQNPDVFFQNREAANPFYLKAPDIMQKQMDKFAKITGRQYHLFDYVGAPDAERVIMLMGSSVETAHETVEYLMEKGEKVGVVKVRLYRPFSIKHLMQALPPTVKVIATLDRTKESGSTGEPLYLDVITAITEAMSDGTAPFKTAPRVVGGRYGLSSKEFTAAMVKGVFDELKKDKPKNHFTVGIHDDVTHTSLEWDPKFSLEKDDVVRAMFYGLGSDGTVSANKNSIKIIGEGTKNYAQGYFVYDSKKAGSMTVSHLRFGPRPIRSTYLINAANFVACHQFFFIEKFDMLKNAVEGATFLLNSPYGPEKTWDKLPKKVQQQIIDKKLNFYAIDAYEVAKKTGMGLRINTIMQTCFFAISGILPKDEAIDAIKNAIKKTYGKKGEEIVQKNFNAVDQALAHLHKIDYPDKPTSTIEMPPVVSPKAPEFVQKFTARLIAGEGDEVPVSMLPPDGTFPNATAKWEKRNIALEIPVWDEGLCIQCNKCAIVCPHAAIRIKAYDPKHLDDAPPTFKSMDYRGKEFPGWKYTVQVAPEDCTGCGACVYICPAKDKKNPEHKSLDLAPQPPLREQERENFEFFESLPEVDRTKVRLDTVKGSQFLQPLFEYSGACAGCGETPYVKLVTQLFGDRTLIANATGCSSIYGGNLPTSPWDINPEGRGPAWSNSLFEDNAEFGYGFRLSIDQRSEFAAELVRRLAKEIGPQLAEEILSADQHDEIGIRLQRERVAQLKQKLAKMDSEEAKHLLVLADLLVKKSVWIIGGDGWAYDIGYGGLDHVLASGRNVNVLVLDTEVYSNTGGQASKATPLGAVAKFAAAGKPLPKKDLGLMAMTYGNVYVAKVAMGYNDAQTVRAFMEAEAYNGPSIIIAYSHCIEHGIDMMLGDRQQELAVKSGAWVLYRYNPELAKQGKNPLKLDSKEPSIHFKEYAYNETRFKMLTKSRPERAEKLLQEAEREAKARWSYYKQLAEMDYSQFSIPDTMK